CAAATACCGCCAGTTCAAAAGCTTCACCAATGGTTTTAAAGGCGTTGATATGCGCTCGTTCCTGGGCAGATTCCAGGTCGAGGATATCACACACGGTCCGGAAATCTTCCAGGGCGTAAAGTCCTGCCGCACTGGTCTGATTAAAGAAAATAGTCGCGATTTCAGCCGAAATAATCTGTGAATAATAGGCCACCCAGTACAACTGGTTTAATTTGATGCGCTGCTCACTCGTGGCGCTCTCCCACAATGGCGTGGCAAAGAGCAGTGAAAAGGCTTCTGGATTCCAGTACTGATCCTGACAGGTCTTAAAATCAAACTGTACTGCCAGGCGATCTATTTCCTGAGTGCTGTCCTGGTCACGATTTTTCCGGAGATTCAGCTCCAATTTGCGACAGGTTTTCTGGTCGTCAAGGAGTGAACGGCGAGTTAGCGGGTGAGAGAAAGTGTGGTTCATGGAAATAGCCTGATCAAGCCGGTTTTGGCATCGAATAGATTCGTCACCAGACCGGGAGCGAATCACCAAAAGTTGCCCTTCCTGGAGTAAAACACCCTTTTGCGTCCAGGGTTTCAACCAGATTGGAAGTTGCGGGAACAGCACGAATCAAATTCTGAATCAGCCGAAGTTTTCTCAAAGTTGATTCTTCGGCGTCGAGTTCACAATAAAGGCGCGATTTTTGGGATAAGGAAAGGTGGCCTTTTACCTGCTCAACCTGACCCAAAACCATGACCGGACCAATTTGAATCATCCGCAGAAACACCATCACGATTTCCGCAATCCGATCAAGAGCTGGCGCGGCAAACATCCGCTCAGAACAAAGAACAACCCCGCTCCCATGATGGCGGGCTTCATCTTTTAAAATTCGTTCCAGAACACCACCAAAATCAGGCATGAGACAGGCTTTGGCCAGGTTCCGGTAATGGGCAATTCCCCAGCCCTCAAGAACAACTTGAATCAAAAATTGCAACACGGCGGGTGATTCGGTTTCAAGGATCTGGGCTAAAAATGTGACAAAGGGGTTTTCAGAGGGTGATGAAACGGTTGTGAGACCGAGAAACTGAGAAATCAATTGAAAATGGGTGGCTTCCTCAGCCGCAAACTGGCAATACAGCATCTGGGTTTCCAACGATTCGGCCATCAGGGCCATTTTCGGGGCAAAATACATGCCACATTTTTCAATCCAAAACGCTTCTTCGAGGATGGCTCGACTGCACCCAGCCAGAATTGCCGATCGTTCTTCAACTGTAGCTTCCTGGAAGATCTGTGACCGATCAAGCTGAAAAAATGAAGCCGGCCAGAGCGGGCCCCGGTCAGTGGCCTGGTTGGCGAGTCCAACTTCTGGCACCCGTGAATCCAGAAGACGCTGGAGGCGATGGTGTTGATGTAGCTCTGGAAGTTCTAATCGAAGTGGAATCATGTCGCCCATCTCTCACATTCTCGAAGAATATCTCCCAACCAGGGGGCTCCCCCAACACAGTGGATGAAAGTCAGGTGGCTTCACAGAGTTTCCGCTCCCAGTCGTTATGTCAAGAGCAGATGTGACAGTTGCTCAATATTGACAAACACGACTAGCCTCATCTGACGGAATATGCTAAATAGCGAAATTCATTCCATCTTGCCAAACGTGCCTCCAAGAAATTCTCATCGCGTCAATTGTTCCGAGTAAATTGGCAATGAACCTGGATAATTTTAAAGGTTCGCCCCTACCCAAGCCTTTTCTTTTCTATTGTTTCCTATGCTTGCAGGATCAAAATTCACTTCTCAGTTGTTCAAGACCGTTGCCTCCCTGGTTCAATGGATCGATTCTGACTTTGCCAGTAAAAAGCTCAAGGAAATGGATTTACCTGATCGGGTTGACCTGATTCGGACCGTTCCGTTCATTGCCTTGCACCTGATGTGTCTGGCGGTGTTTATTGTGGGTTGGAGCTGGACGGCTGTCCTGACAGCGATTGCGCTGTATTTTGTCAGGATGTTTGCCATCACCGGGTTCTATCATCGCTATTTTTCGCATAAGACATTCCATACCTCCCGGATAGCACAATTCCTGTTTGCGGTGCTTGGGGCTTCAGCCGTCCAACGCGGCCCGCTCTGGTGGGCCTATATCCACCGTCATCACCACCAACATTCAGACAAAGAAGGCGACTTTCATTCACCTATCCAGCGAGGGTTTTGGTGGTCTCATATCGGCTGGATTACCAGCCCCAGGAATTTTCCAACTGATTATAACCGGGTTCGTGATCTGGCCAAATTCCCAGAACTGGTCTTCCTGAACCGGTTTGACACACTTGTTCCGACCGCGCTGGCAGTTGGGTTGTTTTTCTTTGGAAAAGTGTTGGAATGGTATGTTCCAGGCGCCGGTACAACCGGGGTCCAGATGCTGGTGTGGGGTTTTTTTGTGAGCACCACCGTGCTCTTTCACGCCACCGCTTCGATCAATTCCTTAGCCCACCTTTTTGGCCGCCGCCGATTTCAAACCGGTGACTGGAGTCGCAACAATTTTCTTTTGGCCTTGATCACCTTGGGCGAAGGTTGGCACAACAATCACCACAAATATATGTCAACCATGCGAGCCGGCATTCGCTGGTGGGAGATTGATATCACGTTTTATGTGCTGAAAATGATGTCCTGGATGCGGATTATCTGGAATGTGAAGTGAGGATTTTGGGCTGAAGAAAACGGGATGGGGTTGCTTATACCCGACTTCTTCAGCCCGAAGTTTTCAGCCCTGGATTTCTCAGTATTTCGGAACACTCGGATCAACATCAGTTGACCAGGCGGTGATGCCGCCTTTGAGGTTGATCAACCGGCCAGGAAAGCCCGCTTCTTTGAGTTGAGCAATTGCTTTTGCGCTCCGACCACCCATTTTGCAATGCACCACGGTTGTCAGTGTCGGGTCAATTTCAGATTGACGACCGACGACCTGCCCAAGCGGGATCAGTTTGGTATAAGGTAAGCGTGCGATTTCATATTCATAAGATTCACGCACGTCAATAATTTGCAGGTTCTCTCCGGCATCAATCCGCTGTTTTAATTCCACGGCTGTGATTTCAGCCAGTTCATCTTTTGGTGAACTGCCAGGAGTTGCTGGAGGAGGCTTTAATCCGCAGAATTCCTCATAGTCAATCAAGGCATTGATCGTGCGGTTTGGACCGCAAATCGGGCAATTTGGGTCTTTGCGCAGTTTCAATTCCTTAAAACGCATCCGCCACGCGTCAAAATGAATCAGCCGATTGATCAGGGTATCTTCAGCCCCAAGAATAATTTTGATCACTTCAGCCGCCTGAATCGAGCCAACAATCCCTGGTAAAACCCCCAAAACGCCGCCTTCGGCACAAGATGGAACCAATCCGGGCGGAGGAGGTTCAGGATAAAGACACCGGTAGCAGGCGCCTTTTTCGGCCCAAAACACCGTGGCCTGCCCCTCAAACCGGAAGATTGAGCCATACACATTTGGCTTGCCCAACAATACACAGGCATCGTTGACCAGATAGCGGGTCGGAAAATTGTCAGTTCCATCCACAATCACATCATAATCCTGGAACAATTCCAGGGCATTCTGGCTGGTCAGGCGTGTTTCGTAGGGAATCACTTCAATATGTGGGTTGATGTCCAGCAATCGGTCGCGGGCTGAGGCAATTTTGGGGCGGCCAACATCTTTCGTTCCGTGGATAACCTGCCGTTGCAAATTTGAGGCATCAACCACATCAAAATCAACAATTCCCAGGTGACCCACGCCGGCTGCGGCCAGATACAAGCCCAGTGGAGCGCCTAGACCACCGGTCCCAATCATCAGAACCCGGGCGGCTTTCAACTTTTTTTGACCTTCAATCCCAACTTCAGGAAGGATCAAATGCCGGCTATATCGGGCCAGTTCAGCATTTGAAAGCTCGACAGCACTGCTTTGGCAGGTTTCTGTAACACATTCCTCAACCTCCACACCTCCGGCAATTGCGGGAACGATCATGACGGTATCACCATCCTTGATTGGGGTTTCCAATCCTGATGAATGGCGAATATCCGTATCATTCACATACACATTCACAAAGCTCCGCAGTTTGGCAGCGTCACTGTACAGATGTTTGCGAAGATCGCCGTGGGTAGTGGTGAGAAAGGTTAAGGCATCCGCCACCGTCGTGGCATCGCATGAAAACTCGGTGTTCCCGTTGGCAAACTGCCTGAGCGCGGTTGGAATGAAGATTGTCACTGACATAGATCAAGCTCCTGGAATTCGGTGAAATAGCATTGGATGGTTATTTTTTCGAAAAGTTCACTCTTTTGATTCAATCAATTACAAAAGAAAAATGATACAATTGAAGCTACCTGGCAACGAACACGCCATCACAGATCTCAAGCTGTTCCGGGTTAAATCGGCTCCGGTCAGCTTCCAGTTCCCACGATAACACATCCCCGGCCTGTCCTCTGGCTACCGCAACAATGATGTAGGAATACGTCGGCCAGGCATGGTCCTGGTCAAATCCAGAAGGGATAGCCGGGTGATCCGGGTGAGAATGATAAAATCCAACCACATCCAGTTTTTTTGATCGGGCATATCGCTCACCCTGCATTAATTCTTGCGGCAGAATCAAAAACCGATTGCGTTTGGCGGCTTCTTCACGAGCATTTGAAATCGGATATACTTCGACGACCTGTTTTTTTCCATCGGTGGACAAGTGACCAATGAGCAGCCCGCAGCATTCGTATGGATAATCAGATTCTCCGTGATGCTGAATGGATTCAATATGTTCAGATGAAAGTTCAATCACATTTCCCTCCAAAAAATTTAGCAGGGTTGAAGGCTTCGTTCAGTCGGCGACTTCATCCCAAAAAGGATCACTCAAATGTCTGGTTCCTGAATCACATAAAATCGTGGCCACCACCGATCCAGGTTTGAGTTGCCGGGCTAACCTGATGGCGGCAAAAACATTGGCTCCAGTGCTAATACCAACAAAAATTCCGGCTTCACGGGCCAGCCGACGGGTTGTGGCCTGGGCATCCTCAGTTGACACTTCAACATTGTCATCAGCCAGATGCGGATTATAAATGCCAGGCACCAGTGCCGTCGCCATATGTTTCATGCCTTCCAGTCCATGCATGGGCAGGTCTGGCTGGACTGAAATACATTGAATATCAGGGTTCAATTCACGGAGCTTGCGGGTGGTGCCGGTAAACGTGCCAGAGGTGCCAATCCCAGTGATGAAGTGCGTTAACCGTTCTTCGGTCTGGTGCCAGAGTTCAGGGGCCGTTGTACGGTAATGAGCCAGCCAGTTGGCCGGGTTGTTGTACTGA
This genomic stretch from Acidobacteriota bacterium harbors:
- a CDS encoding acyl-CoA desaturase, with the translated sequence MDLPDRVDLIRTVPFIALHLMCLAVFIVGWSWTAVLTAIALYFVRMFAITGFYHRYFSHKTFHTSRIAQFLFAVLGASAVQRGPLWWAYIHRHHHQHSDKEGDFHSPIQRGFWWSHIGWITSPRNFPTDYNRVRDLAKFPELVFLNRFDTLVPTALAVGLFFFGKVLEWYVPGAGTTGVQMLVWGFFVSTTVLFHATASINSLAHLFGRRRFQTGDWSRNNFLLALITLGEGWHNNHHKYMSTMRAGIRWWEIDITFYVLKMMSWMRIIWNVK
- the moeB gene encoding molybdopterin-synthase adenylyltransferase MoeB, with protein sequence MSVTIFIPTALRQFANGNTEFSCDATTVADALTFLTTTHGDLRKHLYSDAAKLRSFVNVYVNDTDIRHSSGLETPIKDGDTVMIVPAIAGGVEVEECVTETCQSSAVELSNAELARYSRHLILPEVGIEGQKKLKAARVLMIGTGGLGAPLGLYLAAAGVGHLGIVDFDVVDASNLQRQVIHGTKDVGRPKIASARDRLLDINPHIEVIPYETRLTSQNALELFQDYDVIVDGTDNFPTRYLVNDACVLLGKPNVYGSIFRFEGQATVFWAEKGACYRCLYPEPPPPGLVPSCAEGGVLGVLPGIVGSIQAAEVIKIILGAEDTLINRLIHFDAWRMRFKELKLRKDPNCPICGPNRTINALIDYEEFCGLKPPPATPGSSPKDELAEITAVELKQRIDAGENLQIIDVRESYEYEIARLPYTKLIPLGQVVGRQSEIDPTLTTVVHCKMGGRSAKAIAQLKEAGFPGRLINLKGGITAWSTDVDPSVPKY
- a CDS encoding ferritin-like domain-containing protein; translated protein: MIPLRLELPELHQHHRLQRLLDSRVPEVGLANQATDRGPLWPASFFQLDRSQIFQEATVEERSAILAGCSRAILEEAFWIEKCGMYFAPKMALMAESLETQMLYCQFAAEEATHFQLISQFLGLTTVSSPSENPFVTFLAQILETESPAVLQFLIQVVLEGWGIAHYRNLAKACLMPDFGGVLERILKDEARHHGSGVVLCSERMFAAPALDRIAEIVMVFLRMIQIGPVMVLGQVEQVKGHLSLSQKSRLYCELDAEESTLRKLRLIQNLIRAVPATSNLVETLDAKGCFTPGRATFGDSLPVW
- a CDS encoding cysteine synthase family protein, translating into MKRSPTISQPPGLKMTHDLIDQVGNTPLLRLRAFEKELPAGVELYAKAEYLNPSGSVKDRGILSIILDGEERGRLTHDKIILDATSGNAGISYAMIGAARGYQVHLCISKNASSERKRILRALGAHLIETDPLQGSDGAQIEARRLVDANPGIYFYPDQYNNPANWLAHYRTTAPELWHQTEERLTHFITGIGTSGTFTGTTRKLRELNPDIQCISVQPDLPMHGLEGMKHMATALVPGIYNPHLADDNVEVSTEDAQATTRRLAREAGIFVGISTGANVFAAIRLARQLKPGSVVATILCDSGTRHLSDPFWDEVAD
- a CDS encoding M67 family metallopeptidase, with the protein product MIELSSEHIESIQHHGESDYPYECCGLLIGHLSTDGKKQVVEVYPISNAREEAAKRNRFLILPQELMQGERYARSKKLDVVGFYHSHPDHPAIPSGFDQDHAWPTYSYIIVAVARGQAGDVLSWELEADRSRFNPEQLEICDGVFVAR